The DNA segment GATATCGCTTTGGCGCAGCAATGCCAGCGGCACGATGGGCGCAGCGGCTTTGCGCTCGACATGCAACAGCCAAAACAGAAGCGCGGCGATCACAGCAAAGGCGATCAAAAGAACAATGCGCGAGATCGCCTCGAGATTGTTGAATAAAATCATAACGCCCGTCACCATCAGGACGAGCAGCGCCGCTCCGGCGTAATCGACTTTAACATGTTTGTGCGGATGCGCCGGATCGTGCAAAAACCGATGGATGAACACCATGGCAAGAATGCCAATCGGCAGATTCAGGTAAAACGCCCAGCGCCAGGAAAAATGTTGTACGACGTAACCGCCGAGCGGCGGGCCGATCATGCTTGCAATCGCCCACAACGAACTGATGAAGCCTTGAATTTTACCGCGCTGGTGGGGCGGATAAATCACGCCAACCAGGCTCAGCGAGATGGCGAACATGGTGCCGCCGGCCAGGCCTTGCAGCGCGCGACAGACAATCAGCCAGATCATGTTGCGCGCCACGCCGCAGAGCATTGAGGTGACGAGAAACGCGACAATACTCGCCAGATACATGTTCTTGCGATTGAATTGATCCGACAGCTTGCCCGCAATCGGCGTGGCAATGGTGCTGGCGATGAGGTAAGCCGAAAAAACACCGCTGTATAAATTCAAGCCGCCGAGCGCTGCGACAACCGTTGGCATGGCGGTGCTCACGATCGTGGTGTCGAGCGCGGCAAGCAAGACTTGCAGAAAAATGGCAAGCGTGACAAGCATCGTCGCACGCTCGTGTTGATCAGGAGGCATATTCAAGCTTGCGTGGAATTTTCTTCCCGGACGGGCAGGCGTTTGTCCTCGTGGGAGTTGGGAGATGGGCTTTGCCCCGCGCCATTTGACCCTTCGCCTTCTTCGTTCGCGACGGCTTGGCGCAGGTCAAGATGTTGGCGATAATAATAATAAAAACCCAGCAAGGTGATGGGAACGAAATTCACGACATGCGACACGACGGCGAAACTAAGCGACTCGCTCGCCGAGATGCCAAACAGCATGAGAGATTGCTGGCAAACCCAATGAAACGAGCCGACATATCCCGGCGCCGCCGGCACCATGATCGCAATGCTCGTCATCACCAAAATCACCAGACTCGCGCCCGGCGGCATGTTGTAGCGGCTGTTCAGCTCAAACGCCTCGAGCGTAACGTACACGATCACGGCATAACACAGCCAAATGGCAAACGATTGCCAGGTGATCGTACCAAAATGCTCGGATTTCTTGAAAACACCAAATCCCTCCAAAAATGAGGCGAGCAACTTGCTCACGACCTGCTTCACCTTTTCGGGAAACGGCCGTAACAGGCGCATGACGAAGCTGAGGGTTCTTTCCGTGCGCTTCATCAAAAAAACAATGAACACGGTGCAGGCAACTGTAACGCCCAACAGAATCGCGCCGCC comes from the Cytophagia bacterium CHB2 genome and includes:
- a CDS encoding flippase-like domain-containing protein; its protein translation is MRLKLILSLLVSAVFTYLAFRNIDFALMWRTLSQANYWLLAPGLLFMYVSLWLRALRWGYFMKPIKPVGFQKLFSAMMIGYYGNNVFPFRLGEVLRAYAIGQSAGVSRMASFATIFVERIIDVISLLLLLGVSLLFHDYPAWIEKGGAILLGVTVACTVFIVFLMKRTERTLSFVMRLLRPFPEKVKQVVSKLLASFLEGFGVFKKSEHFGTITWQSFAIWLCYAVIVYVTLEAFELNSRYNMPPGASLVILVMTSIAIMVPAAPGYVGSFHWVCQQSLMLFGISASESLSFAVVSHVVNFVPITLLGFYYYYRQHLDLRQAVANEEGEGSNGAGQSPSPNSHEDKRLPVREENSTQA
- a CDS encoding MFS transporter; this translates as MPPDQHERATMLVTLAIFLQVLLAALDTTIVSTAMPTVVAALGGLNLYSGVFSAYLIASTIATPIAGKLSDQFNRKNMYLASIVAFLVTSMLCGVARNMIWLIVCRALQGLAGGTMFAISLSLVGVIYPPHQRGKIQGFISSLWAIASMIGPPLGGYVVQHFSWRWAFYLNLPIGILAMVFIHRFLHDPAHPHKHVKVDYAGAALLVLMVTGVMILFNNLEAISRIVLLIAFAVIAALLFWLLHVERKAAAPIVPLALLRQSDIAAANLTTFIMGVCAFSLIVFAPLFVQGVLSGTATQAGLVLLPFSIGWGLGSFGSGHYMHRFSYRAIAMSGVVFMVAGFGYQTLFLHTASFFQLAAVGFFIGIGMGMATNAITVAVQNTAPPEQLGTATASTIFSRALGAAIGVSILGAVLAHRVAANVGGPAANGGLAEVRALLLPETRAHISTEALAHLQTGLAGGLHFVFGICCALAALTFFVAMRVSAQRPQVEIKSANPAIQ